A stretch of Bacillus pseudomycoides DNA encodes these proteins:
- a CDS encoding dihydrolipoamide acetyltransferase family protein — MAVENITMPQLGESVTEGTISKWLVNVGDHVNKYDPLAEVMTDKVNAEVPSSFTGIVKELVAGEGDTLAVGEVVCVIQVEGADEVAATAVEEKTKEEPKVETVSTEKAPKVKQPTDGKPRFSPAVLKLAGEHNIDLDAVEGTGANGRITRKDILKLVESGNIPVVGAKKEEAPASVPTLQEAPKSATPAPSAPKTEVAKPVSVPTVPGDIEIPVTGVRKAIAANMLRSKHEAPHAWMMIEVDVTNLVSYRNSIKGEFKKREGFNLTFFAFFVKAVAQALKEYPQINSMWAGDKIVQKKDINLSIAVATEDELFVPVIKQADEKTIKGIAREITELAGKVRTKSLKADEMQGGTFTINNTGSFGSVQSMGIINYPQAAILQVESIVKRPVIMDNGMFGARDMVNLCLSLDHRVLDGLICGKFLGRVKEILENISADNTSVY; from the coding sequence ATGGCTGTAGAAAATATCACAATGCCTCAGCTCGGGGAGAGCGTTACAGAAGGTACAATTAGTAAATGGCTCGTAAATGTTGGAGATCATGTAAATAAATACGATCCGCTTGCAGAAGTAATGACAGATAAGGTAAACGCAGAAGTACCATCTTCTTTCACAGGAATTGTGAAAGAATTAGTCGCTGGTGAAGGTGACACACTTGCAGTAGGAGAAGTTGTTTGTGTAATCCAAGTAGAGGGCGCAGATGAAGTAGCTGCGACAGCTGTAGAAGAGAAAACCAAAGAGGAACCAAAAGTAGAAACTGTTTCAACTGAAAAAGCACCAAAAGTGAAGCAACCAACTGATGGTAAACCACGTTTTTCACCAGCTGTATTAAAACTTGCAGGTGAACATAATATTGATTTAGATGCAGTGGAAGGTACGGGGGCAAATGGCCGTATTACGCGTAAAGATATTTTAAAGCTAGTTGAATCTGGTAACATCCCGGTAGTTGGGGCAAAGAAAGAAGAAGCACCTGCCTCTGTACCAACACTACAGGAAGCGCCAAAATCAGCTACGCCAGCACCATCAGCACCAAAAACAGAAGTGGCAAAACCAGTGTCTGTACCGACTGTACCTGGAGATATCGAAATTCCAGTGACTGGTGTGCGTAAAGCAATCGCTGCGAATATGCTGCGTAGTAAACATGAAGCACCACATGCATGGATGATGATTGAAGTAGATGTAACAAACCTTGTATCATACCGTAATTCAATTAAAGGTGAGTTCAAAAAACGCGAAGGCTTCAACTTAACATTCTTTGCATTCTTCGTAAAAGCAGTTGCACAAGCATTAAAAGAATATCCACAAATTAACTCAATGTGGGCTGGCGATAAAATCGTTCAGAAGAAAGATATTAACCTTTCTATCGCTGTTGCAACAGAAGATGAATTGTTCGTACCAGTTATTAAACAAGCAGATGAGAAAACAATTAAAGGTATCGCTCGTGAAATTACAGAACTTGCCGGAAAAGTTCGTACAAAATCACTGAAAGCAGATGAAATGCAAGGCGGTACATTTACAATTAATAATACAGGATCATTTGGTTCTGTTCAGTCTATGGGTATTATTAATTATCCACAAGCTGCTATTTTACAAGTAGAATCTATTGTAAAACGTCCGGTGATTATGGATAACGGTATGTTTGGTGCACGCGACATGGTTAACTTATGTTTATCATTAGATCATCGTGTATTGGATGGATTAATTTGTGGTAAATTCTTAGGGCGTGTAAAAGAAATTCTTGAAAATATATCAGCTGATAATACATCTGTATATTAA
- a CDS encoding FtsW/RodA/SpoVE family cell cycle protein, with translation MKRSTEFLKSLDVKLILILCILCATSIVAIYSSQQTGQYGDSNFAMKQGINYVIGIVLLLLVASIDLDQLQKLAWPFYIVGFASIIILKISPFKALTPEILGAKRWFKVPVLGAIQPSEFFKIALLILVASLAVKHNEKYMVRTFQTDLILIGKIILVSIPPALLVYSQPDTGMVFLYAAGIACILFMSGIQKKLIALCTVIPVTILSTLIFIYIKYPDIFFNKLVTLLKPHQQSRILGWLDPFEHADQGYQTQQSILAVGSGGMDGKGFGYGNVYIPEKHTDFIFATIAEEGGFLIAAFIVFMFLLLLYRTIIIGYSADNLFGTLLCAGVIGVLTLQIFQNVGMIVGLMPVKGIALPFLSYGGSSLFSNMMMMGLVLSVRKTYKKYMFSVS, from the coding sequence ATGAAGAGAAGTACTGAGTTTCTAAAGAGTTTAGATGTTAAGTTAATTTTGATTTTATGTATATTATGCGCTACGAGTATAGTTGCCATATATAGTAGTCAACAAACAGGACAATATGGAGATTCAAACTTTGCAATGAAACAAGGAATTAACTATGTAATTGGTATTGTGTTATTACTACTTGTTGCAAGTATTGATTTAGATCAACTGCAAAAATTAGCGTGGCCATTTTATATTGTTGGATTTGCTTCGATTATAATACTTAAAATCTCACCGTTTAAAGCGTTAACGCCTGAAATTTTAGGGGCAAAAAGATGGTTTAAAGTCCCGGTTCTGGGGGCGATTCAGCCATCGGAATTTTTCAAAATTGCGTTGCTTATTTTAGTTGCAAGCTTAGCAGTGAAGCATAATGAAAAATATATGGTGCGAACATTTCAAACAGATTTAATCTTAATAGGTAAAATTATTTTAGTATCGATTCCACCGGCGTTACTTGTATATAGTCAGCCTGATACAGGGATGGTTTTCCTATATGCTGCAGGAATCGCATGTATTTTGTTTATGTCAGGTATTCAAAAGAAATTAATTGCATTATGTACAGTTATTCCCGTGACTATATTATCTACGTTAATATTTATATATATAAAATATCCAGATATATTCTTTAACAAGTTAGTTACTCTGTTAAAGCCACACCAACAATCACGTATTTTAGGATGGTTAGATCCATTTGAACATGCAGATCAAGGTTATCAAACACAACAATCCATTTTAGCGGTAGGTAGTGGAGGAATGGACGGAAAAGGATTTGGATATGGAAACGTCTATATCCCAGAAAAACATACGGATTTCATTTTTGCTACGATTGCTGAAGAAGGTGGATTTTTAATTGCTGCTTTTATCGTGTTTATGTTCCTTCTTCTTCTTTACCGTACAATTATAATTGGGTATTCAGCAGATAATTTGTTCGGCACATTATTATGTGCGGGCGTAATTGGTGTTCTAACACTGCAAATCTTCCAAAATGTTGGTATGATCGTTGGATTAATGCCGGTAAAAGGAATTGCGCTTCCATTTTTATCATATGGAGGAAGTTCCTTATTTTCGAATATGATGATGATGGGGCTTGTTCTATCGGTACGGAAAACCTATAAAAAGTATATGTTTTCAGTTAGTTAA
- a CDS encoding YetF domain-containing protein, with translation MHMHIFEGAHHLSHIEWVIRAIIAYIFLILVAKAMGQRSIAQLRFLDVVLVLLLGGNISNALSDEKVGLLGSMITTFMLVVLHIVSSILMLKWDRWRRFLEPAPIILIHNGSIDFSNLKKARITVEYLFSELRLQNISDVETIKLALWEASGVVSVFQYPEYETVSRLDMKVAGKKSPISFILVKDGKIQKDMLTLLGKTEAWAEEELSKKIPVELVQLATIDENEQINILLKK, from the coding sequence ATGCATATGCATATTTTTGAGGGGGCACATCACCTTTCTCATATAGAATGGGTAATTCGGGCTATCATAGCCTATATTTTTTTAATTCTTGTCGCAAAAGCAATGGGGCAACGTTCCATTGCGCAGCTACGCTTTTTAGATGTTGTATTAGTTTTATTGCTAGGTGGAAATATTTCCAATGCGCTATCTGATGAAAAAGTTGGTCTACTTGGCTCGATGATTACAACATTTATGCTCGTTGTTCTTCATATTGTAAGCTCGATTTTAATGTTGAAATGGGATCGCTGGAGACGTTTTTTAGAACCCGCTCCGATTATTCTCATACATAATGGTTCAATAGATTTTAGTAATTTGAAAAAAGCAAGAATTACGGTAGAGTATTTATTCTCTGAGCTACGTTTGCAAAATATTAGTGATGTTGAAACGATAAAATTAGCATTATGGGAAGCCAGTGGTGTTGTTTCAGTATTTCAGTATCCAGAATATGAAACTGTTTCCCGGCTTGATATGAAAGTAGCAGGTAAAAAATCACCTATTTCATTTATTCTTGTAAAAGACGGGAAAATTCAAAAGGATATGCTTACTTTATTGGGGAAAACGGAAGCATGGGCGGAGGAAGAATTATCAAAAAAAATACCGGTTGAGTTGGTGCAATTAGCAACTATAGATGAAAATGAACAAATTAATATATTATTAAAAAAATGA
- a CDS encoding amino acid ABC transporter ATP-binding protein, which translates to MIKIENLHKSFGQNEVLKGITTTIKKGEVVAIVGPSGSGKSTFLRCMNVLETPTSGNIWIGNKEVTNPKTNIMNVRENVGMVFQHFYLFPHMTVLENITYAPVNVKGVAKQEAEKKAKELLEKVGLLDKKDAYPNRLSGGQKQRVAIARALAMEPEVMLFDEPTSALDPEMVKEVLEVMKSLVTTGMTMAIVTHEMGFAKEVADRVLFLDGGKLVEDTQPEQFFTEPKSKRAQEFLQKIL; encoded by the coding sequence GTGATTAAAATTGAAAACCTTCATAAATCATTTGGACAAAATGAAGTATTAAAAGGAATTACGACGACAATCAAAAAGGGTGAGGTTGTTGCGATTGTTGGACCGTCCGGGTCGGGAAAATCAACATTTTTACGTTGTATGAACGTACTAGAAACACCTACAAGTGGTAACATTTGGATTGGGAATAAAGAAGTGACCAATCCAAAAACAAATATTATGAACGTTCGTGAAAATGTTGGAATGGTGTTTCAACACTTTTACTTATTTCCTCATATGACTGTATTAGAAAATATTACGTATGCACCGGTAAATGTAAAAGGGGTAGCAAAACAAGAAGCGGAAAAAAAGGCAAAGGAGCTTCTTGAAAAAGTAGGATTGCTTGATAAAAAGGATGCGTATCCAAATCGTCTTTCAGGCGGACAAAAGCAGCGTGTAGCCATTGCTAGAGCCTTGGCAATGGAGCCAGAAGTTATGCTTTTTGATGAACCAACATCTGCACTGGATCCTGAAATGGTAAAAGAAGTATTGGAAGTAATGAAATCTTTAGTAACTACAGGAATGACGATGGCAATTGTGACACATGAGATGGGATTTGCAAAAGAAGTAGCGGATCGTGTGCTCTTTTTAGATGGTGGAAAGCTTGTTGAAGATACACAGCCAGAACAGTTTTTTACAGAACCAAAAAGCAAACGGGCACAAGAGTTTTTACAAAAAATATTGTAA
- a CDS encoding transporter substrate-binding domain-containing protein: protein MKKLLSISFALILIVSMFSACSKGETKESNTKKDKKVLVMGTSADYKPYEYVEASKSDEIIGFDVDIAKYIGKELGYEIKIKDMDFGGLLASLSSGKVDFVMAGMTPNPKRKENADFTDIYFVAKNMIVSKKDSGIKSLQDLKDKKVGVQTGSIQEEKADDFKKQVDFQAEGRDRIPEIVQEIQAGRFDAAILEDTVAKNYLDKMKDLQGIEIKEAPEEVGAAIALPKNSDKTAEFNKIIKKMQENGEMDKLVKKWFGSGK from the coding sequence ATGAAGAAGTTATTATCAATTTCATTTGCACTTATTTTAATTGTAAGTATGTTTAGTGCTTGTAGTAAGGGAGAAACAAAGGAATCGAATACGAAGAAAGATAAGAAAGTACTCGTTATGGGTACTTCAGCAGACTATAAACCTTATGAATATGTGGAAGCTTCAAAAAGTGATGAAATTATCGGTTTTGATGTTGATATTGCAAAGTATATTGGGAAAGAACTTGGTTATGAAATAAAAATAAAAGATATGGATTTTGGAGGATTGTTAGCATCTCTTAGTTCGGGAAAAGTTGATTTCGTTATGGCGGGAATGACGCCAAATCCAAAACGTAAGGAAAATGCAGATTTTACAGATATTTATTTTGTAGCTAAAAACATGATCGTTTCGAAAAAGGATTCTGGTATTAAATCATTACAAGATTTAAAAGATAAAAAAGTAGGAGTACAAACAGGTTCTATTCAAGAAGAAAAAGCAGATGACTTCAAAAAACAAGTAGACTTCCAAGCGGAGGGGCGTGACCGTATACCAGAAATCGTACAAGAAATTCAGGCTGGACGTTTTGATGCTGCTATTTTAGAAGATACAGTTGCTAAAAATTATTTAGATAAAATGAAAGATTTACAAGGAATTGAAATCAAGGAAGCTCCAGAAGAAGTAGGAGCAGCAATCGCCCTTCCAAAAAATAGTGATAAAACAGCGGAGTTTAATAAAATAATTAAGAAAATGCAAGAGAATGGTGAAATGGATAAATTAGTGAAGAAATGGTTTGGCAGCGGAAAGTAA
- a CDS encoding NUDIX hydrolase, whose amino-acid sequence MGYVEELRKVVGHRPLILVGAVVLVLNEDGHVLLQQRTEPYGKWGLLGGLMELGESPEETACREVYEEAGIHVKNLRLINVFSGANYFTRLANGDEFQSVTTAYYTNEYEGALSINKEEAVALKFFPVTELPDYIVGSHKKMIETYEKIEKETRTTI is encoded by the coding sequence ATGGGATATGTAGAAGAATTACGGAAAGTAGTTGGTCATCGCCCTTTAATTTTAGTTGGTGCTGTTGTTCTCGTATTGAATGAAGATGGACATGTTTTGCTACAACAACGAACAGAACCGTATGGGAAATGGGGGTTGCTTGGCGGTTTAATGGAACTTGGAGAATCACCAGAAGAAACAGCTTGCCGTGAAGTGTATGAAGAAGCAGGGATTCATGTGAAAAATTTACGTTTAATTAATGTGTTTTCTGGGGCTAACTATTTTACAAGGTTAGCAAATGGTGATGAGTTCCAATCAGTAACGACAGCTTATTATACAAATGAATATGAAGGTGCTTTGTCCATCAATAAAGAAGAAGCAGTCGCGCTTAAGTTTTTTCCAGTAACAGAGCTACCTGATTATATTGTGGGATCACATAAAAAAATGATTGAAACATATGAAAAAATAGAAAAGGAAACTAGAACTACGATATAA
- a CDS encoding BrxA/BrxB family bacilliredoxin: MNDVVRQAREEIVSAGYTELTTTEAVDEAFKKEGTTLVMVNSVCGCAGGIARPAAAHSVHYDKRPDHLVTVFAGQDKEATARAREYFEGYPPSSPSFALLKDGKIVTMVERHEIEGHDPMQVIAKLQSYFEESCEEV; the protein is encoded by the coding sequence ATGAATGATGTTGTCCGTCAAGCGCGTGAAGAAATTGTTTCCGCTGGATATACAGAATTAACAACAACAGAAGCGGTCGATGAAGCGTTCAAAAAAGAGGGTACGACACTTGTAATGGTAAACTCAGTATGTGGTTGTGCAGGTGGTATTGCTCGCCCTGCTGCTGCGCATTCCGTACACTATGATAAACGTCCAGATCACCTTGTTACAGTATTCGCAGGACAAGATAAAGAGGCAACAGCGCGTGCACGTGAATATTTTGAAGGATATCCACCATCTTCTCCGTCTTTCGCATTATTAAAAGATGGAAAGATTGTAACGATGGTTGAACGCCATGAAATTGAAGGACATGATCCAATGCAAGTCATCGCAAAATTACAATCGTATTTTGAAGAGAGTTGCGAAGAGGTTTAA
- a CDS encoding YjdF family protein has protein sequence MELTVYHDGQYFIGVITNKEKGKLYGVRYIFGAEPSDEEILLFVNEVMLLYFQRFARCGVEIKEKKRPKNIKRIIRKAAKKINTSRLTKAQEAIQLSYELHKQEKRVYAKEQREAEKLKKRLIKVQKAKQKHRGH, from the coding sequence ATGGAATTGACAGTATATCACGATGGTCAATATTTCATAGGGGTTATTACGAACAAAGAAAAAGGGAAATTATACGGAGTACGTTATATTTTTGGTGCTGAGCCATCAGATGAAGAAATACTTCTATTTGTAAATGAAGTGATGTTATTGTATTTTCAACGCTTTGCTCGGTGCGGTGTTGAGATCAAAGAGAAGAAGCGTCCCAAAAATATAAAACGTATTATAAGAAAAGCAGCAAAGAAGATAAATACGTCCCGCCTTACAAAAGCACAAGAAGCAATCCAGTTATCATACGAATTGCATAAACAAGAAAAACGAGTGTATGCTAAGGAGCAACGTGAAGCAGAAAAGTTGAAAAAGCGTCTCATCAAAGTGCAAAAGGCAAAGCAAAAACATCGTGGACATTAA
- the bfmBAA gene encoding 3-methyl-2-oxobutanoate dehydrogenase subunit alpha, whose amino-acid sequence MAEVKEKRHEELGLSDEQVLEMYRTMLLARKIDERMWLLNRAGKIPFVISCQGQEAAQVGAAFALDREKDYALPYYRDMGVVLAFGMTAKELMLSGFAKAGDPNSGGRQMPGHFGQKKNRIVTGSSPVTTQVPHAVGIALAGKMEKKDLVTFVTFGEGSSNQGDFHEGANFAGVHKLPVIFMCENNKYAISIPVEKQLACKNVSDRAIGYGMLGYTVDGNDPLAVYKAVKEAADRGRRGEGPTLIETVSYRLTAHSSDDDDRVYRDKEEVEEAKKKDSIFTFAAYLKEVGVLTEESEKQMLDEIMHIVNEATEYAENAPYAAPEDALKHVYAE is encoded by the coding sequence ATGGCAGAAGTAAAAGAAAAGCGCCATGAAGAACTTGGCTTAAGTGATGAGCAAGTATTAGAAATGTATCGTACAATGTTGCTTGCGCGTAAAATCGACGAGCGTATGTGGTTATTAAACCGTGCCGGAAAAATTCCATTCGTAATTTCTTGTCAAGGACAAGAAGCTGCACAAGTAGGCGCAGCATTTGCGCTTGATCGTGAAAAAGACTATGCACTACCATACTACCGTGATATGGGTGTTGTACTAGCATTTGGTATGACAGCAAAAGAGCTTATGTTATCTGGTTTTGCAAAAGCGGGCGATCCGAACTCTGGTGGGCGTCAAATGCCAGGTCACTTCGGTCAGAAGAAAAACCGTATTGTGACAGGTTCATCACCAGTTACAACGCAAGTGCCTCATGCAGTAGGTATTGCATTAGCAGGAAAGATGGAGAAGAAAGATTTAGTAACGTTTGTAACATTTGGTGAAGGCTCTTCTAACCAAGGTGACTTCCACGAAGGTGCAAACTTTGCTGGTGTACACAAATTGCCTGTTATTTTTATGTGTGAGAATAACAAATATGCAATTTCTATCCCTGTTGAAAAACAATTAGCATGTAAGAATGTATCAGATCGTGCGATTGGTTACGGTATGCTAGGATACACAGTAGACGGAAATGATCCACTTGCAGTATATAAAGCTGTAAAAGAAGCGGCAGACCGTGGACGCCGCGGCGAAGGGCCAACTTTAATTGAAACAGTGTCATACCGTTTAACAGCACACTCTAGTGATGACGATGATCGTGTCTATCGTGATAAAGAAGAAGTAGAAGAAGCGAAGAAAAAAGATTCAATCTTTACATTTGCTGCTTACTTAAAAGAGGTTGGCGTGTTAACAGAGGAATCTGAAAAACAAATGTTAGACGAAATTATGCATATCGTAAACGAAGCAACAGAATATGCAGAAAATGCTCCGTATGCAGCACCTGAAGATGCATTGAAGCACGTATACGCAGAATAG
- the bfmBAB gene encoding 3-methyl-2-oxobutanoate dehydrogenase subunit beta: protein MAVMSYIDAITLAMREEMERDEKVFVLGEDVGKKGGVFKATNGLYDQFGEDRALDTPLAESAIAGVAIGAAMYGMRPIAEMQFADFIMPAVNQIVSEAAKIRYRSNNDWTCPITVRAPFGGGVHGALYHSQSVEALFANQPGLKIVIPSTPYDAKGLLKAAIRDEDPVLFFEHKRAYRLIKGEVPEDDYVLPIGKADVKREGDDITVITYGLCVHFALQAAEKLAKDGISAHILDLRTVYPLDKEAIIEAASKTGKVLLVTEDNKEGSIMSEVAAIIAENCLFDLDAPIARLAGPDVPAMPYAPTMEKFFMVNPDKVEKAMRELAEF, encoded by the coding sequence ATGGCTGTAATGTCTTATATTGACGCAATTACATTAGCAATGCGCGAGGAAATGGAACGCGATGAGAAAGTATTTGTATTAGGAGAAGATGTTGGTAAAAAAGGTGGCGTATTTAAAGCGACAAATGGATTATATGATCAATTTGGTGAAGATCGTGCGCTTGATACACCGCTTGCAGAATCGGCAATTGCCGGAGTAGCAATCGGGGCTGCGATGTATGGAATGCGCCCAATTGCTGAAATGCAATTTGCTGACTTTATTATGCCAGCAGTAAACCAAATTGTTTCTGAGGCAGCAAAAATTCGTTACCGTTCTAACAATGACTGGACTTGCCCAATCACTGTACGTGCACCATTTGGTGGCGGCGTTCACGGTGCATTGTATCATTCACAATCTGTAGAGGCACTATTTGCAAATCAACCGGGTTTGAAAATTGTTATTCCTTCTACACCATACGATGCAAAAGGGTTATTAAAAGCGGCAATTCGTGATGAGGATCCAGTATTATTCTTTGAACATAAACGTGCATACCGTTTAATTAAAGGTGAAGTGCCAGAAGATGACTACGTATTACCAATTGGAAAAGCAGATGTAAAACGTGAAGGTGATGATATTACTGTTATCACATACGGATTATGCGTTCACTTTGCTCTTCAAGCAGCTGAAAAATTAGCGAAGGACGGCATTTCTGCTCACATTCTTGATTTACGTACTGTATATCCATTAGATAAAGAAGCGATTATTGAAGCAGCTTCTAAAACAGGTAAAGTCCTTCTTGTTACGGAAGATAACAAAGAAGGAAGCATTATGAGTGAAGTAGCAGCAATTATTGCAGAAAACTGTTTATTTGACCTTGATGCACCAATTGCACGTCTTGCAGGTCCAGACGTTCCAGCAATGCCATATGCACCAACAATGGAAAAATTCTTTATGGTAAATCCAGATAAAGTTGAAAAAGCAATGCGTGAACTTGCGGAATTTTAA
- a CDS encoding amino acid ABC transporter permease — MNLDFSAITPSIPYILKGLEVTLKIVAVSALAGFVLGTLLALCKIARIKVLNIAADLYTSIFRGTPLVLQLMIIYFGVPQMIGYDIPAFLAAVLAFSLNSGAYMSEIIRAGIQAVDKGQTEAAMALGVPYGKMMRNIILPQALKNILPALVNEFATLTKESAVVTVIGATDLMRRAYIVGGETFKYLEPLLFVGLVYYILVIILTLVGKAIEGRMKKSD; from the coding sequence ATGAACTTAGATTTTTCGGCAATTACTCCGTCGATACCATATATATTAAAGGGTCTAGAAGTTACATTAAAAATTGTAGCAGTATCTGCTTTAGCTGGTTTTGTGTTAGGAACGTTATTAGCACTTTGCAAAATTGCTAGAATAAAAGTGTTAAATATCGCTGCTGATTTATATACATCGATATTTCGTGGTACACCGCTCGTCCTGCAATTAATGATTATTTATTTCGGTGTTCCGCAAATGATCGGATATGATATACCTGCATTTTTAGCAGCAGTACTTGCATTTAGTTTGAATTCAGGTGCCTATATGTCAGAAATCATTCGCGCAGGTATTCAAGCAGTTGATAAAGGACAGACTGAAGCTGCGATGGCATTAGGTGTTCCATATGGAAAAATGATGAGAAATATTATTTTGCCACAAGCATTAAAAAATATATTACCAGCGCTTGTGAACGAATTCGCAACACTTACGAAAGAGTCAGCAGTAGTGACAGTAATTGGTGCGACTGACTTAATGCGCCGTGCGTATATTGTAGGCGGTGAAACGTTTAAATACCTTGAACCGTTACTATTTGTCGGACTTGTTTATTATATTCTAGTAATTATTCTTACATTAGTCGGGAAAGCAATTGAAGGGAGAATGAAGAAAAGTGATTAA
- the lpdA gene encoding dihydrolipoyl dehydrogenase, producing MAKEYDLVIVGGGTGGYVAAIRASQLGLKTALVEKDNLGGTCLHKGCIPSKALLRSAEVYATAKKSEEFGVVTSNVELNFAKVQERKEKIVTQLHKGVQHLMKQGKIDVFEGIGRILGPSIFSPMPGTISVELASGEENEMLIPKNVLIATGSRPNSLPGLELDGEYVMSSDHALKMETLPNSIIIVGGGVIGIEWASMLADFGVEVTVLEYAKHVLPLEDQDVSKEMQRLLKKKGIKVVTGAKVLPETLVKDNGVAIQAEHNGENKEFKAEKMLVSVGRQANTQNIGLENTDIIVEKGYIQTNEFYQTKESHIYAIGDVIGGLQLAHVASHEGIVAVEHIAGKEVMPIDYSMVSKCVYSSPEVASVGLTEQEAKEQGYKLKVGKFSFRAIGKALVYGESDGFVKLVVDEETNDILGVHMIGPHVTDMISEAGLARVLDATPWEVAHTIHPHPSLSEAIGEAALAVDGKALHA from the coding sequence ATGGCAAAAGAATATGATTTAGTCATCGTTGGCGGCGGTACTGGTGGATATGTTGCTGCTATTCGTGCATCACAATTAGGGCTAAAAACAGCGCTTGTTGAAAAAGATAATCTTGGTGGTACTTGTTTACACAAAGGTTGTATTCCTAGTAAAGCATTACTACGTAGTGCAGAAGTATATGCAACTGCGAAAAAGAGTGAAGAGTTCGGCGTTGTAACGAGCAATGTAGAATTAAACTTTGCAAAAGTGCAAGAGCGCAAAGAAAAGATTGTAACGCAGCTCCATAAGGGTGTTCAACATTTAATGAAGCAAGGTAAAATTGATGTGTTTGAAGGTATCGGCAGAATTCTTGGACCTTCTATCTTCTCTCCAATGCCAGGAACAATTTCGGTTGAACTTGCAAGTGGAGAAGAGAATGAAATGTTGATTCCAAAAAATGTTCTGATTGCAACAGGATCTCGTCCTAATTCATTACCAGGATTAGAATTAGACGGAGAGTACGTAATGTCATCGGATCATGCTCTAAAAATGGAAACGCTTCCGAATTCGATTATTATTGTCGGTGGTGGCGTAATTGGAATTGAATGGGCATCTATGCTTGCTGACTTCGGTGTAGAAGTTACTGTATTAGAATACGCAAAACATGTCTTGCCGCTTGAAGATCAAGATGTTTCGAAAGAAATGCAGCGTCTATTAAAGAAAAAAGGCATTAAAGTGGTAACAGGTGCGAAAGTATTACCAGAAACATTGGTAAAAGATAATGGAGTAGCAATTCAAGCTGAGCACAATGGTGAGAATAAAGAATTCAAGGCAGAAAAAATGCTTGTATCCGTAGGCAGACAGGCAAATACGCAAAATATCGGTTTAGAGAATACTGATATTATCGTGGAAAAAGGATATATTCAAACAAATGAATTTTACCAAACGAAAGAATCACATATTTACGCAATTGGTGATGTAATTGGTGGCTTACAACTAGCGCATGTTGCTTCTCATGAAGGGATTGTAGCTGTAGAACATATTGCTGGTAAAGAAGTTATGCCAATTGACTACTCAATGGTATCGAAATGTGTATATAGTAGTCCAGAAGTTGCCTCTGTTGGTTTAACAGAACAGGAAGCAAAAGAACAAGGCTATAAGTTAAAAGTAGGTAAGTTCTCATTCCGTGCAATTGGAAAAGCGCTTGTATACGGAGAATCAGATGGCTTTGTGAAACTTGTAGTTGATGAAGAAACAAATGATATTCTTGGTGTTCATATGATTGGCCCACATGTAACGGATATGATTTCTGAAGCGGGTCTTGCAAGAGTACTTGATGCAACACCTTGGGAAGTTGCACATACAATTCATCCGCATCCATCCTTATCAGAAGCAATTGGTGAAGCTGCATTAGCAGTAGATGGAAAAGCGTTACACGCATAA